One region of Juglans regia cultivar Chandler chromosome 4, Walnut 2.0, whole genome shotgun sequence genomic DNA includes:
- the LOC108979928 gene encoding disease resistance protein RUN1-like: MSTSSIAFQLEASSSLSFSSSSIRKWTHDVFLSFRGEDVRQNFISHLYHALHQRGINTYIDNNLERGEEISSKLFKAIEGSMISIIVLSKNYAESRWCLDELLKILECKEMEKQIILPLFYDVDPSEVQHQKGSFGEAFAKLRYKLKDEVKVTKWEAALEKVANLSGLELGDRNESEFIQDIIKWVDSIMVNRTFLKVAKHPVGIESRVRDIFQHLNMGMNDIICMIGIFGTGGIGKTTISKEVYNKISYQFEGSCFLKNIRETSKVGGLIQLQKTLLYETLGISLECHDTEKGINVIRHRLCFKRVLLILDDVDDLVQLETLAGARDWFGSGSRIIITTRDQHLLNISKVDSKYEVKRLDHNEALELFSWHSFEEDKPIEDYVELSKQVMQYAEGLPLVLTVLGSDLRGQNINYWRSTLDKYKRIPSKNIQKVLCISYDGLDDNEKEIFLDIAFFFNGQYLDHVVKILDSCGFSPENGIKRLIDKCLITITTYNTLWMHDWLQDMGKEIVRKESPKEPGARSRLWFHEDIRHVLEENTVSS, encoded by the exons ATGAGCACTTCTTCCATAGCCTTTCAATTAGaagcttcttcctctctctcattctcttcttcttccattcgtAAATGGACTCACGATGTATTCTTGAGTTTTAGAGGTGAAGATGTTCGCCAAAactttatttctcatctatacCATGCTTTGCATCAAAGGGGAATCAACACTTACATAGACAACAATCTCGAAAGAGGAGAGGAAATTTCGTCAAAACTTTTCAAAGCAATTGAAGGATCAATGATTTCTATCATTGTACTATCTAAGAACTATGCAGAGTCTCGATGGTGTTTAGATGAGCTATTGAAGATCCTCGAGTGTAAGgaaatggaaaaacaaattattttacccTTGTTCTACGATGTAGATCCGTCAGAGGTACAACATCAAAAAGGGAGTTTTGGAGAAGCATTCGCCAAACTTAGATATAAGTTGAAGGATGAAGTAAAGGTCACAAAGTGGGAGGCAGCTTTGGAAAAAGTAGCCAATTTGTCCGGACTCGAATTAGGGGACAG GAATGAATCAGAGTTTATTCAAGATATCATTAAATGGGTGGATTCAATAATGGTAAATCGTACATTTCTTAAGGTTGCTAAGCATCCAGTCGGAATAGAGTCCCGCGTACGAGACAtttttcaacatttaaatatgggAATGAATGATATTATATGCATGATAGGGATATTTGGAACCGGTGGAATTGGTAAGACAACTATTTCAAAAGAGGTCTATAACAAGATTTCTTACCAATTCGAAGGaagttgtttcttgaaaaacattagAGAAACTTCAAAAGTAGGAGGTCTGATCCAACTACAAAAGACACTTCTTTATGAGACTTTGGGAATAAGTTTGGAATGTCATGATACTGAAAAAGGCATCAATGTAATTAGGCATAGACTTTGCTTTAAAAGAGTTCTCctaattcttgatgatgtggatgacTTGGTTCAACTAGAAACATTGGCTGGAGCTCGTGATTGGTTTGGTTCAGGAAGTAGaatcatcataacaacaagagatcaacatttattaaatatatctaaagttgattcaaaatatgaagTAAAGAGATTGGACCATAATGAAGCTCTTGAGCTCTTTAGTTGGCATTCTTTTGAGGAAGACAAACCTATTGAAGATTATGTGGAACTCTCTAAGCAAGTAATGCAATATGCTGAGGGCCTTCCACTAGTTTTAACAGTGCTAGGCTCAGATTTAAGGGGtcagaatataaattattggagAAGTACATTGGATAAGTATAAACGAATTCCTagcaaaaatattcaaaaagtaCTTTGTATAAGTTACGATGGATTGGATGATAATGAGAAGGAGATTTTTCTCgatattgccttttttttcaATGGACAATACCTGGATCATGTCGTTAAAATTTTAGATAGCTGTGGTTTCTCTCCGGAGAATGGTATCAAAAGGCTTATAGATAAATGTCTCATTACAATTACTACTTACAATACATTGTGGATGCATGATTGGCTACAAGACATGGGAAAAGAAATTGTCCGAAAGGAATCACCCAAAGAACCAGGCGCACGTAGTAGATTATGGTTTCATGAAGATATTCGCCATGTACTAGAGGAAAATACTGTAAGTTCTTAG